GGCCTACGGAGATCGGAGAGGAATCGAAATTGCCAAAGCTGTGGTGAAGGCAAAATTAAAAAACCAATCCGCCGTTCTCCAGACCTTAGCCAAAAAAAGGTTAGAGACTGCGCCCCCCTTAGCGGAGAAGTTGCGGAGTGCTGCTATGGAAATATTAGAGCTACTGCCAGCACTAGAAGCTTTAAGGGGAGAAAAAGTGGAAGAGATGAGAGAAAGAATAATGAACATAGAGGGGAGAGGAGCCCAGTTCTACTGGGAAGCCCTCTCAAGGATTTTTGAGGGTTGGGGTTTTGAGGAAAGAACCGGAAGGTACGCTCATGATCCCATAAATGCTATGCTCAACTACGGCTATGGCATCCTTCTAGGAGAGGTATGGAGAGCTGTTCACTATGCGGGATTAGATCCTTACGGAGGTTTCCTACATGCCGATAGACCTGGAAAACCGAGCTTAGTTCTGGATTTGATGGAAGAGTTCAGACCTCATTTGGTAGATAAAATGGTGGTAGGAATGGTAAGCAAGAGAATGGTTTCTAAAGAAGATTTTGAGATAGTGGACGGAGTGTGTCAGATGAAGGAGAAGGCTAGGAGGTTATACCTCCAAGAACTTCTCGGGAGACTAGAGGAAGAGGTAAGGTTCGAGGGTCTGAGACTCACTTGGGGGAGGCTCTTTTTTCATCAAGCGAGGAAACTGGCTAAATTCTTAAGAGGCGAACTGGATAAGTATGAAGGATTCTGGCAGCGCTGGTGAGATAAGCGTCTGGGAGGTTTACCAGTATTTCTATTGCCCTAGGAAACTTTACTTCATCAGAAAACTGGGATTGTACCCTCCTGAGAAAAGAAAGATGAGACTAAGCGAGGAACATCATAGAAAAGAACCCGAAAGAATTAAACGGAGACACGCCCTCTATGGTTTTTCTGAAAAAGAGGTAGAAGAAGTATTGCACGATCTTCTTTTAGAGGATCCCGAGCTGGGGTTGTACGGTAAAGCGGACACCGTCGTGAGACTGAAAAGCGGTGAGGTTGTGCCCGTGGATGTGAAGTACTCAGGTTTGCCCTACGTCTCTAGGGCTTGGAGAAAACAAATGGTGGCCTATACCGTGCTGCTCGAGAGAATTTTGGGCGTGAGGATCAGAAGATGCATGATTTACCTTTTACCCTTACGACGCATCTTTTGGATAAACATTCTTCCAGAGGACAGAGAAGCCCTCAGGAAAGATCTAGAGAAAATGCGGAAGATAATAACTTCAGATCAAATTCCGAGGCCGGCTAGTCCTGAGCACTGTGGGTACTGTGAAGTAGCGAAATTCTGCAAAAGAGTGTAGTTTCGGTAAAAGGCGAAACTTTGTGAACTTCTTTATAAACCCCCTATGCAAAAATCGAAGTTCACAAAGTCTTCACATAGATTTTTAAGGAAAGTCGGCCAAAAATGAAAAGAAGAGCGGTTGCAGTGAAATGCCCCTGAAAATGGGGATTGAAAGCAATAAACCACATGGTTAAATCCGATCGTTCGAAATGTTGCAGTGAAATGCCCCTGAAAATGGGGATTGAAAGAAAAAATCTTTGATATTCTCTTCTCCAAATCTCTCGTTGCAGTGAAATGCCCCTGAAAATGGGGATTGAAAGATCACTGTACTGACGTATATCCTGCACTTCCGTCCAATGTTGCAGTGAAATGCCCCTGAAAATGGGGATTGAAAGTTTCACCCCATACCATACTGAACACTACCACTATTTGTTGCAGTGAAATGCCCCTGAAAATGGGGATTGAAAGATCTCTATCCTTGCTTCTATTCGAACGAATGGTGGATGTTGCAGTGAAATGCCCCTGAAAATGGGGATTGAAAGGAGTTCGTCCCTTCATCATTCTTGAAGAAGAAAATGTTGCAGTGAAATGCCCCTGAAAATGGGGATTGAAAGTCTTCGAGCATCTTTCCGTGATCGATTCGAGAAACGT
This window of the Candidatus Hadarchaeales archaeon genome carries:
- the cas4 gene encoding CRISPR-associated protein Cas4, which gives rise to MKDSGSAGEISVWEVYQYFYCPRKLYFIRKLGLYPPEKRKMRLSEEHHRKEPERIKRRHALYGFSEKEVEEVLHDLLLEDPELGLYGKADTVVRLKSGEVVPVDVKYSGLPYVSRAWRKQMVAYTVLLERILGVRIRRCMIYLLPLRRIFWINILPEDREALRKDLEKMRKIITSDQIPRPASPEHCGYCEVAKFCKRV
- the cas1 gene encoding CRISPR-associated endonuclease Cas1; amino-acid sequence: MRLVIDGFGKFLGRKGETIVVKEDRKIVARLQPQELEQVIISGKGTISTDALRLLAEHGVDVLIVDFRGEVKARLSSPEMRTVSTRKEQYLAYGDRRGIEIAKAVVKAKLKNQSAVLQTLAKKRLETAPPLAEKLRSAAMEILELLPALEALRGEKVEEMRERIMNIEGRGAQFYWEALSRIFEGWGFEERTGRYAHDPINAMLNYGYGILLGEVWRAVHYAGLDPYGGFLHADRPGKPSLVLDLMEEFRPHLVDKMVVGMVSKRMVSKEDFEIVDGVCQMKEKARRLYLQELLGRLEEEVRFEGLRLTWGRLFFHQARKLAKFLRGELDKYEGFWQRW